The Punica granatum isolate Tunisia-2019 chromosome 4, ASM765513v2, whole genome shotgun sequence genome has a window encoding:
- the LOC116205002 gene encoding peptidyl-prolyl cis-trans isomerase: MANPRVFFDMTIGGQPAGRIVMELYADTTPRTAENFRALCTGEKGVGRSGKPLHYKGSTFHRVIPGFMCQGGDFTAGNGTGGESIYGAKFADENFIRKHTGPGVLSMANAGPGTNGSQFFVCTAKTEWLDGKHVVFGQIVEGMDVVKAVEKVGSSSGRTSKPVVVADCGQLS, encoded by the coding sequence ATGGCGAACCCGAGGGTCTTCTTCGACATGACGATCGGCGGCCAGCCGGCCGGCCGGATTGTGATGGAGCTCTACGCTGACACCACCCCCCGCACCGCGGAGAACTTCCGCGCCCTCTGCACCGGCGAGAAGGGCGTTGGCCGCTCCGGCAAGCCCCTCCACTACAAGGGGTCGACCTTCCACCGTGTGATCCCGGGGTTCATGTGCCAAGGTGGTGACTTCACCGCCGGGAACGGCACCGGTGGCGAGTCGATCTACGGGGCGAAGTTCGCCGACGAGAACTTCATCAGGAAGCACACCGGCCCGGGAGTGCTGTCCATGGCGAACGCCGGCCCAGGGACGAACGGGTCCCAGTTCTTCGTCTGCACTGCCAAGACCGAGTGGCTGGACGGGAAGCACGTGGTGTTCGGGCAGATCGTGGAGGGGATGGACGTGGTGAAGGCGGTGGAGAAGGTGGGGTCGAGCTCCGGCAGGACCTCGAAGCCGGTGGTTGTCGCGGACTGCGGCCAGCTGTCTTAA
- the LOC116205978 gene encoding repetitive proline-rich cell wall protein 2-like, which translates to MRILAAALCLQLLYLSSSCYGEVKTTAAVIEVVGFGECAECQSTNVEPSKAFKGLQVTIDCKKANGEIKRRGVGVLSKQGKFTVSLGHEMVQNGKLKEECYAQLHSASAEPCPVHGSFDSSKVVFKSVEQGKHTFGLAGKLKFSPVTCSSAFLWPFFMHPPLPKLPPLPKWPPLHKDHPWFKHFPHHPIYKKPLPPPAPYYAKPFPPPVPVYKKPLPPPVPVYKKPKPPPVPVYKKPLPPPAPVYKKPPVYKPPVYKKPLPPPAPVYKKPPVYKPPVYKKPLPPPVPKFKKPCPPIPKFKLPPIPVYKKPLPPPIPVYKKPLPPIPVYKKPLPPPIPVYKKPLPPIPVYKKPLPPPIPVYKKPLPPIPVYKKPLPPPIPVYKKPLPPIPVHKPLPPVPKFPLPTPIPVYKKPLPPIPKIPPFYKPPCPPLPKHPSLPKVPPYHHP; encoded by the exons ATGAGGATCTTGGCAGCAGCTTTGTGCCTGCAACTGCTGTACTTGAGCTCTTCCTGCTACGGAGAAGTCAAGACAACTGCGGCAGTTATCGAGGTTGTTGGGTTCGGGGAATGTGCAGAGTGTCAGAGCACTAATGTCGAGCCCAGCAAGGCCTTCAAAG GGCTTCAGGTGACGATTGACTGCAAGAAGGCAAATGGGGAGATCAAGAGAAGGGGAGTCGGGGTGCTCAGCAAGCAAGGCAAGTTCACGGTGTCTCTTGGCCAtgaaatggtacaaaatggCAAGTTGAAGGAAGAGTGCTATGCCCAGCTTCACAGTGCCTCCGCAGAGCCCTGCCCTGTCCATGGTTCCTTCGACTCCTCCAAGGTTGTCTTCAAATCCGTGGAGCAAGGCAAGCACACATTTGGCTTGGCGGGCAAGCTAAAGTTCTCGCCGGTGACTTGCTCCTCAGCCTTCCTCTGGCCTTTCTTCATGCACCCACCATTGCCCAAATTGCCCCCACTACCAAAGTGGCCACCTTTGCATAAAGACCACCCTTGGTTTAAGCACTTCCCACACCACCCGATTTACAAGAAGCCACTCCCACCGCCGGCACCCTATTACGCTAAGCCTTTCCCACCACCCGTTCCGGTCTATAAGAAGCCTCTCCCACCACCCGTTCCAGTCTACAAGAAGCCTAAACCACCCCCGGTTCCGGTGTACAAGAAGCCTCTCCCTCCCCCAGCACCCGTATACAAGAAGCCACCAGTGTACAAGCCTCCTGTATACAAGAAGCCTCTCCCGCCACCAGCACCCGTATACAAGAAGCCACCAGTGTACAAGCCTCCTGTATACAAGAAGCCACTCCCACCTCCCGTCCCAAAATTCAAGAAGCCCTGTCCCCCAATCCCGAAGTTCAAGCTGCCACCAATTCCGGTGTACAAGAAGCCACTTCCACCACCCATTCCGGTATATAAGAAGCCGCTTCCTCCTATTCCAGTGTACAAGAAGCCACTTCCACCACCCATTCCGGTATATAAGAAGCCGCTTCCTCCTATTCCAGTGTACAAGAAGCCACTTCCACCACCCATTCCGGTATATAAGAAGCCGCTTCCTCCTATTCCAGTGTACAAGAAGCCACTTCCACCACCCATTCCGGTATATAAGAAGCCGCTTCCTCCTATTCCAGTCCACAAGCCTCTGCCTCCGGTCCCCAAGTTTCCGCTCCCGACACCAATTCCTGTATATAAGAAGCCGCTTCCTCCAATCCCGAAGATCCCCCCATTCTATAAGCCGCCATGCCCGCCGCTTCCTAAGCATCCTTCCCTCCCTAAGGTCCCTCCGTACCATCACCCTTAA